TGTAGAATATTGTTTTAGCACAGTATTATTCCTTTCAGAAAAGCTATATTTTTTGTCGGAAGGAAATGATGCACTCAGTTCAGCTTCGAAAGTTAGCACGGTATCAACCAAACTGTGCGTATGTTTAATTATTTTCCATACTTCTTGTAATGGGTTTTCAATATAATCCGCATGGCCTACAACAAAATTGTAATGAGTTGAAAACAATTCGGGTAAACGGCTTTCCCAAAAAGCGTGGATACCAACCTGATTGGTGAGTTGCCCGTTATGGTTGGCGGTAGTGTGTAAAGGAACATGTGCATCGCCAATATAATGGCCCAGATCAGCGGAATATTTTAAGATTTTTACCGAATCACGCATTTTAAAGGCTTTAACTAAACCATAATAACTGCGTTGTATTTGCCAAGGGATAATGCCATCGGTGTTCAGTTTTTTTAGGCCATATTTTGCCAGGGCATCATCCCATTTTTCGGGAATACTATCAATATTTTTCTCATAGTTCTCCACATCGAGGTAATGCCGTGGTGCTTCGAGCGTATCAGCATACCTGCGTTTATCTGGATCAACAGCATGTTCGGT
The nucleotide sequence above comes from Pedobacter riviphilus. Encoded proteins:
- a CDS encoding zinc dependent phospholipase C family protein codes for the protein MKRLTILTALIIPMFLCTSWGFFAHQRINNLAVFTLPADMIGFYKKNIKYITEHAVDPDKRRYADTLEAPRHYLDVENYEKNIDSIPEKWDDALAKYGLKKLNTDGIIPWQIQRSYYGLVKAFKMRDSVKILKYSADLGHYIGDAHVPLHTTANHNGQLTNQVGIHAFWESRLPELFSTHYNFVVGHADYIENPLQEVWKIIKHTHSLVDTVLTFEAELSASFPSDKKYSFSERNNTVLKQYSTAYSKAYHTKMNNMVEKQMRAAILKTGSFWYSAWVDAGQPVLKNLIKTALLADEKLEIEAVEKNYKNGALIGREF